In one window of Streptomyces sp. FXJ1.172 DNA:
- a CDS encoding zinc-dependent metalloprotease produces MTGFGGTTSPGMVDWNLAVATATRLVRPGPDVSRDEARAVVAELRRHAKASEEHVRGFTRMGTDETHDTPVLVVDRPGWVRANVAGFREILKPLLEKMQERRAGSPGSAVLGAVGGKVTGVELGMLLSFLSSRVLGQYETFAPAARDLPAGTDGAGRLLLVAPNIVHVERELDVEPHDFRLWVCLHEETHRTQFTAVPWLRDHLEGEIQSFLAETDVDPMTFLERIREAAQSLAGGRPEGEEDDGGRSFVELVQTPAQREILGRLTAVMSLLEGHADFVMDGVGPSVVPSVAEIREKFQQRRAKGASRLDLALRKLLGLDAKLRQYRDGERFVRAVVGEVGTDGFNRVWTSPNTLPTKAEIAKPADWVARVHRRGEA; encoded by the coding sequence ATGACTGGCTTCGGTGGCACCACATCTCCCGGGATGGTCGACTGGAACCTCGCGGTCGCGACCGCGACGCGGCTCGTACGGCCGGGCCCCGACGTCAGCCGCGACGAGGCACGGGCCGTCGTCGCGGAGCTGCGCCGGCACGCGAAAGCCTCGGAGGAGCACGTCCGGGGCTTCACTCGTATGGGCACCGACGAGACCCACGACACCCCCGTCCTCGTCGTCGACCGCCCCGGCTGGGTCCGCGCCAACGTCGCCGGCTTCCGCGAGATCCTCAAACCGCTCCTGGAGAAGATGCAGGAACGGCGCGCCGGCAGCCCCGGAAGCGCGGTCCTCGGCGCGGTCGGCGGCAAGGTCACCGGCGTCGAACTGGGCATGCTGCTGTCGTTCCTGTCCTCCCGCGTCCTCGGCCAGTACGAGACCTTCGCCCCTGCCGCCCGCGACCTGCCGGCCGGCACCGACGGCGCCGGCCGGCTGCTCCTCGTCGCGCCCAACATCGTCCACGTCGAGCGCGAACTCGACGTGGAACCGCACGACTTCCGCCTGTGGGTGTGCCTGCACGAGGAGACCCACCGCACGCAGTTCACCGCCGTGCCCTGGCTGCGCGACCACCTCGAGGGCGAAATCCAGTCGTTCCTGGCCGAGACCGACGTCGACCCGATGACCTTCCTGGAGCGCATCCGGGAAGCCGCCCAGTCCCTCGCCGGGGGCCGCCCCGAGGGCGAGGAGGACGACGGCGGGCGCTCCTTCGTGGAGCTGGTGCAGACCCCCGCCCAGCGCGAGATCCTCGGCCGTCTCACCGCCGTGATGTCCCTGCTGGAGGGCCACGCCGACTTCGTCATGGACGGCGTCGGCCCCAGCGTCGTACCGTCCGTCGCCGAGATCCGCGAGAAGTTCCAGCAGCGCCGCGCCAAGGGTGCCTCCCGGCTCGACCTCGCCCTGCGCAAGCTGCTGGGTCTGGATGCCAAACTGAGGCAGTACCGGGACGGCGAACGCTTCGTACGGGCCGTCGTCGGCGAGGTCGGCACCGACGGCTTCAACCGCGTGTGGACCTCGCCCAACACCCTTCCCACCAAGGCCGAGATCGCCAAACCGGCGGACTGGGTCGCGCGGGTGCACCGCAGGGGCGAGGCGTGA